CATAACAATActcacattaaaattcagttcaagagaagtctgagtctgatgtcagaagatgtaaccaaagaaaataaacaaaatgataactcctgaatggtaaaagttaaaatcgtaattattgaacttgacctccattttgttatcagtaacaacatattaaaatttttaaagccTTTGTTGAACAGTTCCTGAGTAAATGCATGGACaggactggaaacaccatttttcaatctttccaGAAccgtaaaaattcaaaattgttattattgaacttgacctccatctTGTTGTGAGtaacaacatatcaaaattttaaaagctcaAATATAAAGCAATGAATATctgaaatgtttgaaaaagaagatgttgacaCATACAACTATAGAGTTGATGAGTTGCTTTTGATGAGAAGTATAGATAGGAACATTGAATAGAATCATTGAATCAATTAGTACATGTTTAGAACCATTGAATCAATTGACAATCAGTACAACTTTAATTTCTTGAAAAAGCCTTTACTTCTATTATTGAGTACAATGTAAATATGTTCATGTATTCACATGGTTCCTTAAAACAGAAGTGCAAAAAGATTTGGTAAcagaaaaatcaaatcaaacattataaacaaattctcacgttttaattttttcaatctACTGTACATGTTTAGAAATCAGTCAAACATaacaaatgtttcaaaattgGTGAAATTACTAATGCTTTTTACGCTGATCTTCACCATGTACTGTCCAGGCACCTGGTATATAGTATCCAATTATACATCCTTTACCCAGGATTTCTCCAATGAAGAAAAGGAACAAGATTTCCAAACATACCAATGTGTTCAACCATACTTCctacaatagaaaaaaatcactttaaATTTCAACAGATTGACAAATttcatatacaattttaatttaaaaatttaatgtataaatattaacCCTTACCATGTGGTGACTGTCATATGACGGGCGTACCCTAATAACCGTTATTTGGCTCCaatggcgttccatacttttagaagtccactttatgatacttattttaaaagttatgcatGTTCCCTCAACCTGAGGCTATCCATATTCACGTTTCTCATGTATAAGTAGCATTTTGAGCACAAATATggacttggaaaattgaaattggctAAAACTCGGTTTTCTGGAGGGGTGGGCTTCACATCTGTATCTTACACAAGAAGTTCAGAGGcataaaacttgcaaaaataGTGCAAACCCACGGCTATATAAGTACTAatcattatcattattgaaATACGCATAGGAAACAACTACTTCAGGTTTTGGGTCCATTCGAAGtcaaaaatcagcaaaaatcgtgaaattcagtatttttggtcCAAATGACCTTCTGTAGACTGCTGAACCAAGAACTGATTCAATCCGACCTAACAATTGTTGGTGTCAATTTGTTTACTAGGGTCCATTCTACATGCAGGCTACAGCTGGATACCTTTACCAGCATCTCTGGGTCTTCTGGGTCAAGAGAAAGGATGAAAAATCGGCAAAATTGATGCTTTTGGCACCTGATGACCCACTTTGGGGCAAATTCCCGCCCACACACCCCTGCCTCCTACTGCCGACCATCCCACCCTGTGATCACCTACATTAGATTTAAAGGAATCAATATGCTACAGCAACAGGGCTAAGCTCATTTGcatataatttgcatatttttgcaaataaacggaaaattagacattttctgAAAACGTTtccgcatggtaagggttaaaATATATTGGTTCATTACAaatttcttctttcttttcaaAGTATTGCATAGCTGTTAACAAAATGTATCGGTTATTTGTTCAGATTTGATGTTTCTATAGTATAGGTGTTTTGTTTTAGCTAATGGTCCTTCAACCATAGTCATGAATAATTCTCAAAAACATATCATGAAACCCTGAACTTGTCTTTCTGTTCAAGAGAGACTACAGTACGGGTAGGGACTTATTTTTATGGATGTCTTAATCCGTCTAGTCGGATATGAATAATCGGACATTTTTATGGTAGGTAGTATGGTCATTAACCAACAGATCCAGGTGTGATTGGCAATATATTTGTCCTTTCATCTTAATCTGTGCTGCTAGAATTACGGTTCACTGATTTCAGAATCAGGTTACCTGTAGTTTTAACCTCTCAGTCACTTTATTGATTACATCGtatttgacataaaatatttttacaggtgAAGTTCTtgagaaaactttgttttaataaaaattatagcttatttttaattatggtttttatatttcaactgctatttattttctaatttgttccgtgaaattatttttattctatgttccttgttgttttagtttatacaccaataaatttctttaaaaagtagTTGAATTCCTATAGAAACAACAGGAGCCATTCCCCTGCCTGAAattgtttcaattattttagaaattttaaactaaaacataaCATACATCTGGTAACCAGTTAACCAAAATAGGGTGAAtgcgacataaatataaatgtagcctaaaaatcagttgaaataataatttaagtATGACAAGTCAAGAAAAGACACCagagaagaaaattattcacaACAGAGCAATCAATTAAATGATCCTACATCAATATTTACTAGTCAAGAAAGACAATAATCttaaattaaattgtataaCTTACTCTGACGGGCATTGTGAGGAATTTCTTTGTCTTTGCTCCTCTGATTATGTTATTTATACTTTCTTGAATGACTGGAAATTCTGTCAACATTGGTGGTCTTAGTTCTACTTTGGCATAGTGCCAGAATCTTCCACCTCGTACCTTAGCAAATTCAGATGTAACTGGaaaaaatgcatgatttttgttagcaaattataattgtaatataaaataacacataaaaTGTGAGAGACAAGAAAATGATCTTGGGAAAGATACAGTACATCATCATTTCCCTGTCGGAAACTCAAAAAGTGGATGGTTTTTTTTGCCATATATGTACTCAAtgcttttggttttttttatgttaagacAGATCATTAAATGTCAGTGTTagattaacaatttttaaactcCGGTGTATTTACTGCTTCACATTTGTACAGTATACCCTAGACATCTGTCTATtgttttaaggatgtacttaggcgAGGTTTTGAATAAGTGTTAAATGTTGCTCAGCCTCCTTGGTGTTTATCAATATAGTACAAGGTAAACTATTTTGACCCAATACACCTATTTATctttaaacatacatgtaagacttaatagctcataaaaggtcatttgacaaaatttaagcagattcttgattttctttcttttgatttgagacccCCATAATGCCAATCATTGtgccaatgcaaatataaggtaaaagtcgtgattataaatcaaatatcgaCACGACtccaacattccatttttttatggatctCTTATAGAAGAGGTCATTCTTCAAACTATATACTgtataatacattatatatgtcatgtatatatatagacaaattGTTGATTTACACATTTCATTCTGTTATGAAGTTTATACATTTGACAATGATTCAACAAAAATAGATTTGCACCATTGATTTAGTTTTTGATACATATCATTTACTGTATcaacaaataaatgatttatttaaagttgtCAGTGTGCCATACATGGAgctatgttaaaaatattgttgttgctaaattatttttcttgtcgcttcttttctctaattagtgagaccacttCAAGTGACTTGAAGTgagtttgttgaaaaaattatataaatgttcaGATGTTTGTTGTGAACAGATATTGAAATCTGTTACAAGAAACTTTCAAGAGTAGTACGTTGAACAGCAGCTACAGGAAGAAGGTTCCATTGTAATATTGAAAATGGGTGAAATGAGTATTTGACTATAAGTATGAacagtgttccagctaggcTGTTTTGAGAGGGCGCAGTGCCCGCCCTTTTCCGAGTGGCGCCCTGTGCCCTTTTTACAGTTTCCAGGGCGCCCTGCCTTTTTTGAAGATTGATTGCATATTAATTTGTTCGTATTAATATGATACGCTAATTACTAAATTTTACCTGGGGAAAAGTTAATGACTTTGTTTACGACCCCAAGCTAATCAATGGTTACAACTGGTGTCATAATCTGTTGTTATAGGTAATCCGTTTATCGGATGGGTCATTAATGATCATCAAcattaattcattcaaatagaaTCGGTCAGTCTGCAATGATCTTTGAAGAAATGTGCATGtgtaacggtttatttcttcctctgtgatattttatcctgaggataatttgtcacggtaatttttttccaggcatggtatttcacaggtagaatttttccagaggagtgaaaatctatctgtgTTATGCGGATAGTATGTACCGGTATATACTTGCCGTATCATATTTCACAGCACCTTGTAAAATATACTCCCATTAACTAGTATGTAAGTTTCTCgcaatcaatatatacctgactttaattataaaatgtttcacaaaggtagaacacatttgcataatttatcaaagggaggtaattatgagcaagtataattttatattttaaagatattaatataatatattccttaatctatttcatagtgaaatttttccttgaatcttattttttatatattcatttatataacaagatgacttacaacataattttttaataagacagatattatttcacaggtaaatactatccagctgttaAAATTGCTTTTGTTCCAATAAATTGTTATGCTATAATTTATCTGGTTTTCATATAATCAACAACAACATCTTTGTCACCAGACTATTTATAgagttaaaaatattatcataatcaaattcttccattactgttaacagtagtaatgcaactatatttctacctttaagttttaatttatatttgtactgagatctgaaaacaactcacttttacatgtatttcacttaccttatttaatcatgatattatttcacaattacgatctttgaaattatttctggtgttctttcttatgtttaatgaaaattttcttttaaaagaatgatatttacttaaattttttcaggaattttttcaatgataatttgtgaaataattcCCAtttaaatacgttttttttgacaaaattggtttaattcaaatacatttgtattatttcatagtatttttAAAGGATAAGTTTTTTCTAATAACTATTCAATACGTTAACAACCCAGATAGAATTTCACGGCAAAGCAGGGGTGTGGAAATATTTGTTGTGAGCACTTGTCCCAGGGCAAGTGAAACCTAAAATTTTACTTGTCCggaaaaaaaattacttgcCCTGATGATCCCAATAAATATTGAAGTATTTCTTGTTAGCTAATATATGATTCTTACTTAGCACTGTTGTGGAtcacaaacaaatgaaatttgtttgtttatatgtgtaaaaaaaataggaaagtAGGAAACGGGTTAACATCAATGGGACAGAAACCTAAAGGACAATAATTTTGCAGcagtttttgaataaaaattgtagCCAGTAGGTACATATACTAAATTTGAGGACAGTGATTGAAGAAATGTAAACTAAATAATAGATAAACTATTGATTTTGTGGTGTTTCTCTTAACTGAcacacttgtttttttcttgattatttattattgtcttGATGGGCAATTAAAGCGTCCCTTCTATTCTCCACTTTGACAACAAATAATGTTGACCTTTCATctataaatatgacaaaaacttaatttattttccGAATGTCCATAGATAGCCAGGGGCAATCTGATATCCACGATGTCTGAAATTCTAGCTTccgtattttttaaatactctgTGTCCTCCATTTGCATTTGTGGTTTTCTACTCGACTCATGACTCTTTTTGTCTTGTTCGCCCACCTTTTTATTAAGTATTTATCAATCTGAATCTCgatacaatttttaaagaaatggcACTTCTGGTAAATGATGGATAAAACCTAATCGACGATCCCGGGTCAATGGACAAAGCCAATGCAATATGTTACACGACTCGGGTTCgcatacttatttttatttattttggtaatcGATCTATTTCCGGTATCATGTAATATTTATCGTCATGAACATTGATGTTTTTACTTGCTGAACATtggtttcttttacataaattaaacatctttatacattttgaaattaattttatgtttttgttggatttgaactttgttttgtatatttttttacttgtccaCGGGCAacctaaacaaaaataattacttgtCCGGTTGTTCAAATGTACGAGTCGGGCGAGTCGGGCATAGCATTTCCACACCCCtgcaaaggaaaaaatatcccagggaaatattttcctccggataaaaaaataacaacaactactgtgatATTTTTTCCTCCGGATTAAATTTCACccggatataattttgctttacacaTGCAACAACTTGGGCACAATTTGCAATGTTTACCGTAGTTTCATGGAGAAAACGTAATGACAGAAAGTTGGAAAACCATAATTAACTCGTTGAAGacattgttttacttgttttccgtaaaataaacagaaaattcagACGTATTTGTCATTGACTGCCTTCATTTTTGatacgaaaataacaaaatcggcCGCCATATTGTGATCATATTTACATACTGTTTATAATCCTCCAAAGAAGGAGCACACccgaataaagaaagataactcaatctgatttttttcctaGCATTAAGTAACCCATTTacatattctaaaatatgtcTACATACTTCTTgcttaagaatatatatgtttaggtaTTTATTTTGAGTTATGGGAAAAGTTAAAGAGGGTCTTAGTAGCAGTGTTGGTAGGGTGCCTTGGTcatctttttttgtattctttatttttgatacaatttttcaGTTGCTTTATATCCTAAAATTGTGAATTTACTGAGCACAGCTGTTTTGTACTGTATTGCCATTAAGCACAGCAGGTGTAGAAAGGTGAAACTGGTAAAATGTGGCAGACCATAGAAACAGTATGAAATAGGTCACCTTTCAAAACATACTGCATATAAAGTTCAACTGTGCCaagcaatgataaaaaaaacttgtgtgACAACCTGCTTGACAAGTTTTTCAGccttaaaagtagaaagatagAGTTCTATATGGGCTAATGATGTTGTTCTTGTATAACCTGTGATTCAACCAATAAACACAAATGTTTGATTAACatctttaattaaaatatgcccttttcatattatcatatcGCGCGTTAAATGCCCTTTTTCAGGATTGGCACCCTGCCCTTTTGAAAACCTAGCTTGAACACTGATGAATCTTTAGTGGTTTGTAATTGTACAGCCTAAAGAGTAAATGTGTCAATCTGTTGTGTTCTTGTATCTAATTCAGTAATTGTGTATTAAGTAGATCTGTTAGGTAAACGAGTACAAGAATGAAGATCATTAGATGGTGAATGATTTTGTTGAAGGAGATGATACATGTGTGTGTTCTTATTAGCCTTTTCTCAAGAGTTGTTCAATTggcctttatcatgtttactaatgagaaaagcccataccgcattagtccaaataattatgacgtcttgaaaggctattataaaaaaaaaaattgacgccTTACATCGACGTCATAACGCCAAACTCATATATTCAGTTGGACTTTGAGAAGGAATTTACTGCTTtgttaaaacgtttagctgatttctCCTAAAGATGCTTCATTTTAggtgtataaaatatatttttgaaccaAACTCGGTACATTTTCACTGACCTGAATTTCcggataatgtaaaacaatggtTCCGGAAATTCGTGTTTTACCGAGTTTggtgtaaaaattattttataatctcCTTAAAGGAAATCAGACAaacgtttaaaaaaatgcaGTCTACATGTTCCCGCCTCGGATGGAATTGTTCCTTATATTGTTATTTCTGTAGGGATTAATTGGAAATATattgaacaaacaaacacataaaaggaaagaatttttatatatgcatttaGTTTTAGCCTTCAAAGAAAATTTGATGGCTAAATTGGGCCTCAAAGTTGAGAGCAAAATATGCTCTCAAAGTCCAACCGAAAATGGTGGCTTCAGCATTATGATGTCGAcataaggcgtcaaagaaaaaaattataatagcctttcaagacgtcataattatttggactattaCTATAAAACATTTCATGATTTGATTCTACCCGTCTACACCAACGACGGGTTGAAAAACCCAACAGGCCAACTTTAAGAGTTTCTTCTACCTGTTTAAACAATTTGATGTCTCAtgacatataaaacaatatcattcACTGGAccgaaaattataaaattatttgttttacaggtCTCGTGCAAAGGGCTGGTGGACTTAGACTAAGGTGCAGACTGCACTGGTATGTAAGGGTTTACAAAAGCTGAAAAATATAGAAACCTCTGATTGCTTTTGGTGCAACTTCGGTGGCTAAACGACTGCCAAATTTGACCAATTTTTGAGCCATGGTGCCCTTGAAATGTGAAATGTAGATTGAAAACCGGAAGTTACTTGCGGTATTTGACTTCCGGTAGAATTCTTCATTGAGATTACTTTTCTTGAGAACTAATCAAGATACAACTAAATCAAAAAGTTTACAATAACAAAGCACCACAACGATaggtttgaatttatttataagcCTATTTGAAAAGCTCACTAGAGCTTGTGCTTTATGTAGTTTATTGAatatcgactctaaataaaacttttaatcttgaatcttcttcttcttcttcggAAGTCCACCCTATTTGCAGGGTCACCGCATTAAGAATATCCTAGTTTTaggttaattatttaaaatgcgtagttatttataaaataaataataaataaaattgttaggCTTTAATATGTACTTAgatttagtaaaacaaaataataaggataaaaggtaaaaactaGTATTTACACTGTACATAGCATACTGTCACAAGATTAAAACactatttagatttaaaatttaaaaaatggataaaacctaAAGTTAATAAGAATATAGGAGTCCacttattaaaagataaaaatatgtttatggtTCATCTATGGCAGTGATGATAAAAAGTTTATCAAACGAGGTTCctcattatatgtttatataaaatctaaaaaacaattaattcatgttgtagatttattttaaagtcataagaaacctcaaatcaaaaaaatataatgcatatgattttaataactcaatggatagttttcattataaaacttatgtacatatacttttttctgaagaaaattctttaatttattcatatttagaagaagtttactttatttgaatagcttccttccagcaagcaattcccccgacatattttccgtatgcaaggtgacctcagtgtgacccatctcgtaaaaatccggtgaccacaatacgcatggatgtccttaaaataaactattatctgaatttacatgttaaacacgtgctcaatttccatgctttttgtttatttttcgtcaattgttgacaaacaggtgacaatcgttaaacttcggcttcaaaacacgaactttaattacctgccatattttcacaacaacactgaccgattgaaaaaaaaattgacaattatacgaaatttacacgaaaaaaatgaaaaattcgagcacagaagactaagtttatgatgtttgtatgcattggttcaagaattggaagaacattatttttcaccggtcactcgtttcttatgactttaacatgtattataattttgttatacttATAACGTTGAGGCtcatattagatttaaaatttaacattatcGTCTAGCAACAGATTTAATTCTCtgtttattgaatttttatatgGTTGGAATGGAACAATCATATATGTCATTAATAATCATGACGAtaagtcaatatttataccCATTCTCATGACCGATACAAGCTAAATTTTAGATGATGTGACGTTCATCAGTAGGGAGTCGAGTACTATTGTTCATTATCCTTCACTGAATTCCAGGACTCTTACAGTTAATATGCAGAGTGTAATTGTTATGTATATTTCACAATAATTCAGCTCTCTTGGTGTGTAATGCAAATACCCAGTCTTTGCAGATTCTTTCTATATCTCCTAATTGAGCTTTTGGTATCCGAAGGTTAGTGGAACTGTCAATTAACAATTGGAGTAGATCGTCATCAGATTTAATGATGTAATTGTAGTTGATTTGATTTTCTATCAACAGATTTTTGAGTCTAATATGGTGAATTTTCCTGACTGAGTTAAGGCTTTTGCAGTTcataagaaaatgtttatagtcTTCTGTTTCTTCTGTACAAAGTTTGCACTGTGGAGATTTTGTTGAATCAAAGCGGTTGTTTATACTTTGAGTTTTATACGTTCCAGTGAGTATTCTGGATTTAATTATGCCTTTATTAACATCTCTCTTGTTGTCT
This is a stretch of genomic DNA from Mytilus trossulus isolate FHL-02 chromosome 6, PNRI_Mtr1.1.1.hap1, whole genome shotgun sequence. It encodes these proteins:
- the LOC134721098 gene encoding ATP synthase subunit g, mitochondrial-like; this encodes MAQKLVKFGSRLATEVAPKAIRVTSEFAKVRGGRFWHYAKVELRPPMLTEFPVIQESINNIIRGAKTKKFLTMPVREVWLNTLVCLEILFLFFIGEILGKGCIIGYYIPGAWTVHGEDQRKKH